The Antedon mediterranea chromosome 7, ecAntMedi1.1, whole genome shotgun sequence genome has a segment encoding these proteins:
- the LOC140055563 gene encoding contactin-associated protein-like 2, producing the protein MSNYQVAAIVLVCLYLAFMPNTSSYVPQNCQELGQSGSYNDPLLVDPDGLYKGVEPFYVECEVIDGKLTGRTIITPTCNLVEDVNGYEPHGSFVHDITYEMSITQIVALMESSTSCRQYIKYDCTGSIAIPYGFWVSRNGSTMYNWGTPTGFYGCACGYRGDCSNPSKVCECNINDNILRKDEGYIDDISTLPVMELRHGDTGHSWEYGISTIGPIECSGLKRKIGLMYFFDNIFMSEYVIITLPYKSLLTCLRLCQLIEECQSISVNDLMSCSLNSQSARKIPKSKINRDDHYKHYEYIKINK; encoded by the exons ATGTCAAATTATCAAGTAGCTGCTATAGTGTTGGTATGCCTTTATCTGGCTTTCATGCCAAACACCAGCTCATATGTTCCACAGAATTGCCAAGAGCTTGGACAATCTGGAAGTTACAACGATCCATTACTTGTTGACCCGGATGGACTTTATAAAGGTGTTGAACCGTTCTATGTAGAATGCGAAGTTATAGATGGAAAGTTGACAG GTAGAACTATCATAACACCGACATGTAATCTTGTTGAGGATGTCAATGGATATGAACCTCATGGTTCGTTCGTACATGACATTACGTACGAGATGTCTATTACGCAGATTGTAGCGTTAATGGAGTCGTCAACCTCATGTCGACAGTATATAAAA TATGACTGCACTGGTTCAATTGCTATACCCTATGGTTTCTGGGTATCACGTAATGGTTCCACTATGTATAACTGGGGAACGCCAACCGGTTTTTATGGTTGCGCATGCGGATACAGAG GTGACTGCAGCAATCCAAGTAAAGTGTGTGAATGTAACATAAATGATAACATTCTGAGAAAAGATGAAGGATATATTGACGATATATCTACCCTGCCAGTGATGGAGTTACGGCATGGTGACACGGGCCACAGTTGGGAATATGGTATTAGCACAATTGGACCAATAGAATGTTCAG GGCTAAAGCGAAAGATTGGATTAATGTATTTCTTTGACAACATTTTCATGTCTGAATATGTGATAATAACATTACCATATAAGTCTTTACTCACGTGTCTTAGACTATGCCAGTTGATTGAAGAGTGTCAATCAATAAGTGTCAACGATCTGATGTCGTGTTCATTGAATAGCCAATCAGCTAGGAAGATTCCTAAAAGTAAAATCAATCGTGATGACCATTACAAGCATTatgaatacattaaaataaacaaataa
- the LOC140055562 gene encoding neurexin-4-like, whose translation MYIVHFPTVLVCLHLAFKANTSNVPQNCQHLIFDERGYNDPLLVDPDGLKRGVEPFYVECEVIDGKLTGRTIITPTCNLVENVDGYEEKGSFVHDITYEMSIAQIVALMESSTSCRQYIKYDCRESNILKEGYWVSRNGTAMYNWASPTGFVGCACGYRGKLSILFC comes from the exons ATGTATATAGTACACTTTCCAACAGTTCTGGTATGCCTCCATCTGGCTTTCAAGGCAAACACCTCAAATGTTCCACAAAATTGCCAACATCTTATTTTCGATGAAAGAGGTTACAACGATCCATTACTTGTTGACCCGGATGGACTTAAGCGAGGTGTTGAACCATTCTATGTAGAATGCGAAGTTATAGATGGAAAGTTGACAG GTAGAACTATTATAACACCGACATGTAATCTTGTTGAGAATGTCGATGGATATGAAGAAAAAGGTTCGTTCGTACACGACATTACGTACGAGATGTCTATTGCGCAGATTGTAGCGTTAATGGAGTCGTCAACCTCATGTCGACAGTATATTAAA TATGACTGCCGTgaatcaaacattttaaaagaagGCTATTGGGTATCACGTAACGGTACCGCTATGTACAACTGGGCAAGTCCAACTGGTTTCGTTGGCTGTGCATGCGGATACAGAGGTAAGCTTAGTATTCTGTTTTGTTGA